One window from the genome of Deinococcus sp. NW-56 encodes:
- a CDS encoding helix-turn-helix transcriptional regulator, whose product MTQPAPALSPAEAGEVLRRKLRERGLTQAQLAARAGIPDPAYLSHLLGGRVNVAESKYLRAIAAVLGLTAEELRRLNPALVVEVAAPALPAPDIPEGLREAGERYAAVDPLIAHPKVQAALAQAGNFYGRGPQTPQEWFRYFASVREWIEVDP is encoded by the coding sequence ATGACCCAGCCTGCTCCTGCCCTCTCCCCCGCCGAGGCGGGCGAGGTCCTGCGCCGCAAGCTGCGGGAGCGGGGGCTGACGCAGGCACAGTTGGCGGCGCGGGCGGGAATTCCCGACCCCGCTTACCTCAGCCACCTTCTGGGGGGGCGGGTCAACGTGGCCGAGTCCAAGTACCTGCGGGCCATCGCGGCGGTGCTGGGGCTGACGGCCGAGGAGCTGCGGCGGCTGAACCCGGCGCTGGTCGTGGAGGTCGCGGCCCCGGCCCTCCCCGCCCCGGACATCCCGGAAGGGCTGCGCGAGGCGGGCGAGCGGTACGCGGCGGTCGATCCCCTGATCGCGCACCCGAAGGTGCAGGCGGCGCTGGCGCAGGCGGGCAACTTCTACGGGCGCGGACCGCAGACCCCGCAGGAGTGGTTCCGGTATTTCGCCAGCGTGCGCGAGTGGATCGAGGTGGACCCGTGA
- a CDS encoding ImmA/IrrE family metallo-endopeptidase produces the protein MSELGAAFLEFVDRVHAAHGHETDFWRLAASLEIPVAPGPYNSTVSLPRTVITLEESVYRSERTFVKMHEVSHALLRDSGIEAQLRWQTDSPEEFRAQVEAYCNYGAAQLQMPGPLLEQALRRYGVSPGAVLHLAEVSRTSLPVAMRRLVYGRLEPDAHRAAFLTQRSYVRDVASANIALDFGVGARVPEIALRQPDARLRRVPREYGAGLVLGTVAW, from the coding sequence ATGAGCGAGCTGGGGGCGGCCTTTCTGGAGTTCGTGGACCGGGTCCACGCCGCGCACGGCCACGAGACCGACTTCTGGCGGCTGGCGGCCAGCCTGGAGATCCCGGTCGCGCCGGGACCCTACAACAGCACGGTGTCGCTGCCGCGCACGGTGATCACGCTGGAGGAGAGCGTGTACCGCAGCGAGCGGACCTTCGTGAAGATGCACGAGGTCAGCCACGCCCTGCTGCGCGACAGCGGCATCGAGGCCCAGTTGCGCTGGCAGACCGACTCGCCCGAGGAATTCCGCGCCCAGGTCGAGGCCTACTGCAACTACGGGGCCGCGCAACTCCAGATGCCGGGGCCGCTGCTGGAGCAGGCCCTGCGGCGCTACGGGGTGAGTCCGGGGGCCGTGCTGCATCTGGCCGAGGTCAGCCGCACCAGCCTGCCGGTGGCGATGCGCCGCCTGGTGTACGGGCGCCTGGAACCCGACGCGCACCGCGCCGCGTTTCTCACCCAGCGCAGCTACGTGCGCGACGTGGCGAGTGCGAACATCGCCCTCGACTTCGGGGTGGGCGCCCGCGTTCCCGAGATCGCGCTGCGGCAACCTGACGCCCGGCTGCGGCGGGTACCGCGCGAGTACGGGGCGGGGCTGGTGCTGGGGACGGTGGCGTGGTGA
- a CDS encoding DUF4038 domain-containing protein, with product MPRRPAPVVVKGVCRVAGCVGGLLLGLLALSGLGPRGAESASPGDGTYRLTNACGGLALGVQGAAGTPVQVGQPQEGCAQRWKLAAVPAPARPPRLAVSPDGRFLVQADGSPFTYLADTAWELAHRLGRAEVLHYLDTRRAQGFTAVQVVALAELEGVSVPNAHGDLPLQGRDPARPATTPGASPGNAAEYDYWDHLDYVFEQAAARGLTVTLLPTWGRWVNDEPLFTPASARAYGEFLGRRYRDRQVIWLLGGDRPADTGARRAIWRAMAAGLEAGMGSPGAALISYHPDAARTSAEWFHEEPWLDFHTWQSGHCRERRPWAMIGQTRALKPAKPVLNAEPIYENHPVCFDAAGQGYSDATDVRHAAYWSVFAGAFGHAYGHHSVWQMWDEGRAGVNGPRESWQAALDAPGARQMRHLRTLMEARPPLGRVPDDDLVIQAYDGPQRIQALRGSGYALVYTAAGRDIRVRGERLPGGRTVASWYNPRTGQTQPIRTVTRSGNLTFEAPSRGRGHDWVLVLDDAARNFPLPVPPP from the coding sequence ATGCCCCGTCGTCCTGCTCCCGTGGTGGTGAAGGGCGTGTGCCGGGTCGCCGGGTGCGTGGGGGGCCTGCTGCTGGGCCTGCTCGCGCTGAGTGGCCTGGGTCCCAGGGGGGCGGAATCGGCCTCCCCCGGCGATGGGACCTACCGGCTGACCAACGCTTGCGGCGGCCTCGCGCTGGGCGTGCAGGGTGCGGCGGGCACCCCCGTCCAGGTGGGCCAGCCGCAGGAGGGCTGTGCCCAGCGCTGGAAGCTGGCGGCGGTGCCTGCCCCGGCGCGACCCCCCCGGCTGGCCGTCTCGCCGGATGGCCGCTTTCTCGTGCAGGCTGACGGCTCGCCCTTCACGTACCTCGCGGACACCGCCTGGGAACTCGCCCACCGCCTGGGCCGCGCCGAGGTGCTCCACTACCTCGACACCCGCCGGGCGCAGGGCTTCACGGCCGTGCAAGTCGTCGCCCTGGCCGAGTTGGAGGGCGTCTCGGTGCCCAATGCCCACGGTGACCTCCCGCTGCAAGGCCGGGACCCCGCCCGCCCCGCGACCACCCCCGGCGCGAGTCCGGGGAACGCCGCCGAGTACGACTACTGGGACCATCTGGATTACGTCTTCGAGCAGGCGGCGGCGCGGGGCCTCACCGTGACCCTGCTGCCGACCTGGGGCCGCTGGGTGAACGACGAGCCGCTGTTCACGCCCGCCTCGGCCCGCGCCTACGGCGAGTTTCTGGGCCGGCGCTACCGGGACAGGCAGGTGATCTGGCTGCTGGGCGGCGACCGCCCGGCCGACACCGGGGCGCGGCGGGCGATCTGGCGGGCGATGGCGGCGGGGCTGGAGGCCGGGATGGGTAGCCCCGGGGCCGCGCTGATCAGCTACCACCCCGACGCGGCCCGCACGTCGGCCGAGTGGTTCCACGAGGAACCCTGGCTGGACTTCCACACCTGGCAGAGCGGCCACTGCCGCGAGCGGCGCCCCTGGGCCATGATCGGGCAGACCCGCGCCCTGAAACCCGCCAAGCCGGTGTTGAACGCCGAACCCATCTACGAGAACCATCCGGTGTGCTTCGACGCGGCCGGGCAGGGCTATTCGGACGCCACCGATGTGCGCCACGCGGCGTACTGGAGCGTCTTTGCCGGGGCTTTCGGGCACGCGTACGGGCACCATTCGGTCTGGCAGATGTGGGATGAAGGCCGCGCCGGAGTCAATGGGCCGCGCGAGTCCTGGCAGGCGGCCCTGGACGCGCCCGGCGCCCGGCAGATGCGCCACCTGCGGACCCTGATGGAAGCGAGGCCGCCCCTGGGCCGGGTGCCCGACGATGATCTGGTCATTCAGGCCTACGACGGCCCGCAGCGGATTCAGGCCCTGCGGGGGTCGGGGTACGCCCTGGTCTACACGGCGGCCGGTCGGGACATCCGGGTTCGGGGCGAGCGGCTGCCCGGTGGCCGCACCGTGGCGTCGTGGTACAACCCGCGCACCGGGCAGACCCAGCCCATTCGCACGGTCACGCGCTCGGGCAACCTCACCTTCGAGGCACCCTCGCGGGGCCGCGGCCACGACTGGGTGCTGGTGCTTGACGACGCGGCCCGCAACTTTCCCCTGCCCGTCCCCCCTCCGTGA
- a CDS encoding glycoside hydrolase family 2 protein produces the protein MNDLSPRGSPVGPAVPAGHPRPQLTRERWEDLSGVWQFRHDDDDLGLQERWFEQGEGFGEQIVVPFPPESRASGLRATGYHPVVWYSREVRVAPEDRAGRVLLHFGAVDYRAQVWVNGRLVAEHEGGHTPFTAEITPALEPGETQTVVVRAEDDPHDLAQPRGKQDWEPGPHAIWYHRTTGIWQPVWLEVVPRTFVAGLRWTPDVERGRLGLHVRLNERPRQALRVRVRLSLRGERLADDTYALDGQEVGREIDLGAQRVQARRKELLWSPRRPNLIDARITLLDDDDNVVDEVGSYVGLRSAGVRDGRFQLNGSPYYLRMVLAQNYWPESHLAAPSEEALRREVELVKELGFNGIRIHQKVEDPRFLYWCDRLGLLVWGEMANAYVFTPEAQRRLTREWLDVLERDHNHPCVVTWVPVNESWGVPNLEGDPAQRAFVRGLYHLTRSLDPTRPVIGNDGWEVVEGDILGVHDYALDGATLRERYGSEEALEHTLQAVQPARRNFYLAGHHRQGEPVILTEFGGLSPAPGESERWWGYGTLPDTDALLSRYEELLSAVLDSPVIAGFCYTQLTDTEQETNGLLREDRTHKLDPERVRAVTTRVSRAVQHDVLQEIHALADERRLEQLRGAAGEEVRAED, from the coding sequence ATGAACGACCTGTCCCCCCGCGGCTCACCCGTCGGCCCCGCCGTCCCCGCAGGGCATCCGCGCCCCCAGCTCACCCGCGAGCGCTGGGAGGACCTGAGTGGGGTGTGGCAGTTTCGGCACGACGACGACGACCTTGGCCTGCAGGAACGCTGGTTCGAGCAGGGAGAGGGCTTCGGGGAACAGATCGTGGTGCCGTTTCCGCCCGAGAGCCGGGCCAGCGGGCTGCGGGCGACGGGCTACCACCCGGTCGTGTGGTACTCGCGCGAGGTGCGGGTGGCCCCGGAAGACCGCGCGGGCCGCGTGCTGCTGCATTTCGGGGCAGTGGACTACCGGGCACAGGTGTGGGTGAACGGGCGCCTGGTGGCCGAGCACGAGGGCGGCCACACGCCCTTTACCGCCGAGATCACGCCCGCGCTGGAGCCGGGAGAGACGCAGACCGTCGTGGTCCGCGCCGAGGACGATCCCCATGACCTCGCGCAGCCGCGCGGCAAGCAGGACTGGGAACCGGGACCGCACGCGATCTGGTACCACCGCACGACCGGCATCTGGCAACCGGTGTGGCTGGAGGTCGTGCCGCGCACCTTCGTCGCGGGGCTGCGCTGGACGCCCGACGTGGAGCGCGGGCGGCTGGGCCTGCACGTGCGCCTGAACGAGCGGCCCCGGCAGGCCCTGCGGGTGCGGGTGCGCCTGAGCCTGCGCGGCGAGCGGCTGGCCGACGACACCTACGCCCTGGACGGTCAGGAGGTCGGGCGCGAGATCGACCTGGGGGCGCAGCGCGTTCAGGCGAGGCGCAAGGAGCTGCTGTGGTCCCCCCGGCGGCCCAACCTGATCGACGCCCGCATCACCCTGCTCGACGACGACGACAACGTGGTGGACGAGGTCGGCAGCTACGTGGGGCTGCGCAGCGCCGGGGTGCGCGACGGGCGGTTCCAGCTCAACGGCTCGCCCTACTACCTGCGGATGGTGCTGGCGCAGAACTACTGGCCCGAGTCGCACCTCGCCGCACCCTCGGAAGAGGCCCTGCGGCGCGAGGTCGAACTCGTCAAGGAACTCGGCTTCAACGGCATCCGCATTCACCAGAAGGTGGAAGACCCGCGCTTCCTGTACTGGTGCGACCGGCTGGGCCTGCTGGTGTGGGGCGAGATGGCGAACGCCTACGTCTTCACGCCGGAGGCGCAGCGCCGCCTGACGCGTGAGTGGCTGGACGTGCTGGAGCGCGACCACAACCATCCCTGCGTGGTGACCTGGGTGCCCGTCAACGAGAGCTGGGGCGTGCCCAACCTGGAGGGGGACCCGGCCCAGCGGGCCTTTGTGCGCGGCCTGTACCACCTGACGCGGTCGCTGGACCCGACCCGCCCGGTGATCGGCAACGACGGCTGGGAGGTGGTGGAGGGCGACATCCTGGGGGTCCACGACTACGCGCTCGACGGCGCGACCCTGCGCGAGCGCTACGGCTCCGAGGAGGCGCTGGAGCACACCCTGCAGGCGGTGCAGCCCGCCCGGCGCAACTTCTACCTCGCCGGGCACCACCGCCAGGGCGAACCCGTGATACTGACCGAGTTCGGCGGCCTCAGCCCCGCGCCGGGCGAGTCCGAGCGCTGGTGGGGCTACGGCACCCTGCCTGACACGGACGCGCTGCTCTCGCGCTACGAGGAACTGCTCTCGGCGGTGCTCGACAGCCCGGTGATCGCGGGGTTCTGCTACACCCAGCTCACCGACACCGAGCAGGAGACCAACGGCCTGCTGCGCGAGGACCGCACCCACAAGCTCGACCCGGAGCGGGTGCGGGCCGTCACCACCCGCGTCTCGCGGGCCGTGCAGCACGACGTGCTGCAGGAAATCCACGCCCTGGCCGACGAGAGGCGCCTGGAGCAGTTGCGCGGGGCGGCGGGGGAGGAGGTCCGGGCGGAGGATTGA
- a CDS encoding helix-turn-helix domain-containing protein produces the protein MTLLQQAPHRLTPKPEEAARELGLRQTRKPKEAGQMLGLGERSVYALIRSGQLRSIKVGRKILIPLSAIEEFLNGGEK, from the coding sequence ATGACTTTACTCCAGCAAGCCCCCCACCGCCTCACCCCCAAGCCCGAAGAAGCTGCCCGTGAACTGGGCTTGAGGCAAACCCGCAAGCCGAAAGAAGCCGGACAAATGTTGGGCTTGGGCGAACGCAGCGTTTACGCCCTGATCCGCTCCGGCCAGCTCCGCAGCATCAAAGTAGGCCGGAAGATTCTTATCCCGCTCTCCGCAATCGAAGAGTTTCTGAACGGCGGCGAGAAATGA
- a CDS encoding helix-turn-helix domain-containing protein yields the protein MSGHFELLTVAGVARALEKSEKGVRRLIQRGKLRPIKEGRRYLIPVEEVQRYAATLPHPVHVMAALYRAWSALSVYRYQASGWAQTRRYVNAETRAVHEHFLCHAVPVYEGIVAAAKVRNYRRIEELQLDLTRLAIDYQMLHAPFKAEPVPPRERTDEASRMLPLFGDAEGGTA from the coding sequence ATGAGCGGGCACTTTGAACTGCTGACCGTGGCAGGCGTGGCCCGCGCCCTGGAGAAGTCCGAAAAGGGTGTGCGGCGGCTGATCCAGCGGGGTAAGTTGCGCCCGATCAAGGAAGGGCGGCGCTACCTGATCCCCGTCGAAGAGGTTCAGCGGTACGCGGCCACCCTGCCCCACCCTGTACACGTCATGGCCGCGCTGTACCGGGCATGGTCGGCCCTCAGCGTGTACCGCTATCAGGCGTCCGGCTGGGCACAGACCCGGCGGTACGTCAACGCGGAGACTCGGGCAGTCCATGAGCACTTTCTCTGCCACGCGGTCCCCGTCTATGAAGGCATTGTTGCGGCGGCGAAGGTGCGGAATTACCGGCGCATCGAAGAGTTGCAACTTGACTTGACCCGGCTGGCGATTGACTACCAAATGCTTCACGCGCCCTTCAAGGCTGAGCCGGTCCCGCCCCGCGAAAGGACCGATGAGGCAAGCCGGATGCTGCCCCTCTTCGGGGATGCCGAAGGGGGCACGGCATGA
- a CDS encoding DNA-primase RepB domain-containing protein produces the protein MTGHVFDFDRKKADAINHEAAARLLELLCEPGERVYVQTFPDGERELYGDGKPRFMVQRRGRITHGTAVGGEFVTVGRVREGRVSWTSPNLARVGIFFTVNALTPKATRRTADNVERVRAAFVDFDGAPLPDEGFPLAPTAIVETSPGRYHVYWALSDLPLADFTPVQKYLAARYGGDPSVSDLPRVMRLPGYWHGKQEPGFLVRLLEDRPTCYTRADLLEAFDGLEDALRRAGEEEDRRREAAQDQARRAADLRAQLDSGKVGSKADAVRKYGEAALLDEVSKLAQTTQGGRNSQLFKSAATLGELAAAGALDPDAVKGELGAVALSIGLSEHETRETLEGGLRRGMKNPRDLSDVGAKIGKPQADPAEDGDDDEGGREKRPPAGTRVLEYAQEDGAELWHDQTGNAYVTVTVKGHREHYRLPSRAARDYLQALYFDREKRALNGQAQKEALDLMQAIARREGEQHHTAVRLAHLNGFTYLDLGTPTWEAVEVGPGYWKAILPHECPVRFTRPAGFLPLPAPVQGGSLEELGEFLNTDRRGLMMVTAWLLGAVSGMSPYPILALGGEQGTGKSTASSAARNLIDPNQADRRRSPKEERDLFIAAQNGHILSFDNLSSIPGWLSDALCVISTGGAFTARALYTDSEETILEAVRPVIVNGIPDLLARPDLAERALTVTLQRIPGDRRTPERVFKARYERARPRLLGALLSALAHALKHLDSTELEESPRLADFARLIVAAEDALPWDRGAFLTAYREMQTEAASTVLDGEPLAEALRCFMDDTVEWVGTVKKLLGILGEREYSETRPPQGWPRTPKALGDALRRLAPALSKTGYSVTPAGKSKDGVQYRLSKEAESKFTKFTDPLEAVSDGENPGELWEGEVHPQVHQVHPEPVGVGGGRTRGEL, from the coding sequence ATGACCGGGCACGTCTTCGACTTCGACCGCAAGAAAGCCGACGCGATCAACCATGAGGCAGCGGCGCGGCTGCTGGAGCTGCTATGCGAGCCGGGCGAGCGCGTCTATGTCCAGACCTTCCCCGATGGGGAGCGCGAGCTGTACGGCGACGGCAAGCCCCGCTTCATGGTTCAGCGACGTGGGCGCATCACTCACGGCACAGCGGTCGGCGGCGAGTTTGTCACCGTCGGACGGGTGCGGGAAGGCCGGGTGAGCTGGACCTCTCCCAACCTCGCCCGCGTGGGCATCTTCTTCACCGTGAACGCCCTGACACCGAAGGCCACCCGGCGGACTGCGGACAACGTGGAGCGGGTGCGGGCGGCCTTTGTGGACTTCGACGGGGCACCCCTGCCCGATGAGGGCTTTCCTCTCGCCCCGACCGCGATTGTCGAGACTTCGCCGGGCCGGTATCACGTCTACTGGGCGCTCTCCGACCTGCCCCTTGCCGACTTCACGCCCGTACAGAAATACCTCGCGGCGCGGTACGGCGGTGATCCCAGCGTCTCCGACCTGCCCCGCGTCATGCGGTTGCCGGGGTACTGGCACGGCAAGCAGGAACCCGGCTTCCTGGTGAGGCTGCTGGAGGATCGGCCCACCTGCTACACCCGCGCCGATCTGCTGGAAGCCTTCGACGGCCTGGAAGATGCCCTTCGGCGGGCGGGCGAAGAAGAGGATCGGCGGCGCGAGGCGGCCCAGGATCAGGCACGCCGGGCGGCAGACCTGCGGGCGCAACTCGACTCCGGCAAGGTGGGCAGCAAGGCCGACGCGGTGCGGAAATACGGTGAGGCGGCCCTACTCGATGAGGTGTCCAAGCTGGCCCAGACCACTCAGGGCGGGCGCAACTCGCAACTGTTCAAGTCGGCGGCCACGTTGGGCGAGCTGGCCGCCGCTGGTGCGCTCGACCCGGACGCGGTGAAGGGCGAGTTGGGCGCAGTGGCCCTGAGTATCGGCCTGAGTGAGCACGAAACGCGGGAAACATTGGAAGGCGGCCTTCGGCGGGGCATGAAAAACCCCCGCGATCTGAGCGACGTGGGCGCGAAGATCGGCAAGCCCCAGGCCGACCCCGCCGAGGACGGGGACGATGACGAGGGGGGCAGGGAGAAGCGCCCCCCCGCGGGGACGCGGGTGTTGGAGTACGCCCAGGAGGATGGGGCGGAACTCTGGCACGATCAGACCGGCAACGCTTACGTCACGGTCACGGTGAAGGGGCACCGGGAACACTACCGGCTGCCCTCGCGGGCGGCGAGGGATTACCTCCAGGCGCTCTATTTCGACCGCGAAAAACGCGCCCTGAACGGGCAAGCCCAGAAAGAAGCCCTTGACCTCATGCAAGCCATAGCGCGGCGCGAGGGCGAGCAGCATCACACGGCGGTGAGGCTGGCCCACCTGAACGGCTTCACCTATCTGGACCTCGGCACGCCCACCTGGGAAGCCGTCGAAGTCGGCCCCGGCTACTGGAAAGCGATCCTGCCCCACGAATGCCCGGTGCGCTTCACCCGGCCCGCTGGCTTCCTGCCCCTGCCCGCCCCGGTTCAGGGCGGCAGTCTGGAGGAACTGGGCGAGTTCCTGAACACCGACCGGCGCGGGCTGATGATGGTCACGGCGTGGCTGCTGGGGGCGGTGTCCGGCATGAGTCCTTACCCCATCCTGGCCCTGGGCGGGGAGCAGGGCACCGGCAAGAGCACGGCGTCTTCGGCGGCGCGGAACCTGATAGACCCCAATCAGGCCGACCGGCGGCGCAGCCCCAAAGAAGAGCGCGACCTCTTCATTGCCGCCCAGAATGGGCACATCCTGAGTTTCGATAACCTGTCCAGCATTCCGGGGTGGCTGAGTGACGCGCTGTGCGTCATCTCGACCGGCGGCGCGTTCACGGCCCGCGCCCTGTATACGGACAGTGAGGAAACGATTCTGGAGGCGGTGCGGCCCGTGATCGTCAACGGCATACCGGACCTGCTGGCCCGGCCTGACCTCGCAGAGCGGGCGCTGACGGTGACGTTGCAACGCATCCCCGGCGACCGCCGGACCCCGGAACGGGTGTTCAAGGCCCGCTATGAACGGGCGCGGCCCCGGCTGCTGGGGGCGCTGCTGTCGGCCCTCGCGCACGCCCTGAAACATCTGGACAGTACCGAACTGGAGGAGTCCCCCCGGCTGGCCGACTTCGCCCGCCTGATCGTGGCCGCCGAAGATGCCCTTCCCTGGGATCGGGGCGCGTTCCTGACGGCTTACCGGGAAATGCAGACGGAAGCCGCGAGCACGGTGCTTGACGGTGAACCCCTCGCGGAAGCCCTGCGGTGCTTCATGGACGACACCGTTGAATGGGTCGGCACCGTCAAAAAGTTACTTGGGATTCTGGGAGAGCGGGAGTACAGCGAAACGCGCCCCCCGCAAGGCTGGCCCCGCACCCCAAAGGCCCTCGGGGACGCCCTGCGGCGGCTGGCCCCGGCCCTGAGCAAGACGGGCTACAGCGTGACCCCGGCGGGCAAGTCCAAAGATGGGGTTCAGTACCGCCTCTCAAAAGAAGCGGAATCAAAGTTCACCAAGTTCACCGACCCGCTGGAAGCCGTCTCAGACGGTGAAAACCCTGGTGAACTTTGGGAAGGTGAAGTTCACCCGCAAGTTCACCAAGTTCACCCGGAGCCGGTGGGCGTGGGCGGTGGCCGGACGCGGGGTGAGCTATGA
- a CDS encoding helix-turn-helix transcriptional regulator: MTPTPKETIRARLKEKGMTQAQLAEHIGTTPAILSRTLGSPPVRPDSHWPAVLEALGLEVQLVPKGQ, translated from the coding sequence ATGACGCCCACGCCCAAAGAGACGATCCGCGCCCGGCTCAAAGAAAAGGGGATGACGCAAGCCCAGCTTGCCGAGCACATCGGGACCACTCCGGCGATCCTGAGCCGCACCCTGGGCAGCCCCCCCGTGCGTCCTGATAGCCACTGGCCCGCCGTACTGGAGGCGCTGGGGCTGGAGGTTCAGCTAGTGCCCAAAGGCCAGTGA
- a CDS encoding site-specific integrase: MTRKGEREKRGNGRGSVRRLPSGRWQWRASIELPSGEVRRVAGTVATKTEAEDALSRVRTDAARGQFSVSPQTTLGEYLAAWHEQRQAGLAAKYAHSQKSLIENHITPGLGRRRLATITPRDLETFYAGLTYQDERREETKGKPLGDSMRRQIHNLLHLAFAEAVRHGDLMRNPADVARPRYTRDAAKEEKVKAWTPEQASAFYAVARRDRLGSVFCFMLSTGLRVGEALGLRWEHVDLHSGRVEVKEALVSLAGVAHRTTPKTPRSRRTITVSGDALDILREWQERPILDREAQAKGKPYAGSDAVFTNTLGGPILPDTIYRGLRALCAAAKVPYLGAHACRHTFISMMGAQGQPVEVVSAQVGHARPSFTLDRYRTVFAKEREALTLDFSALTKDSERKP; this comes from the coding sequence ATGACGCGAAAGGGCGAGCGCGAGAAACGCGGGAATGGGCGCGGCAGTGTCCGGCGTCTTCCTTCCGGGCGGTGGCAGTGGCGGGCCAGCATCGAGCTGCCCAGCGGTGAGGTCCGGCGCGTGGCCGGGACCGTTGCCACAAAGACGGAAGCCGAAGACGCCCTGAGCCGGGTGCGGACGGACGCGGCGCGGGGGCAGTTCAGCGTCTCGCCTCAAACCACGCTGGGCGAGTACCTCGCGGCGTGGCATGAGCAGCGGCAAGCCGGACTTGCCGCGAAGTACGCGCACTCTCAAAAGAGCCTGATCGAAAACCACATCACGCCGGGCCTGGGGCGGCGAAGGCTCGCCACGATCACGCCCCGCGATCTGGAGACGTTTTACGCGGGCCTGACGTATCAGGATGAGCGGCGCGAGGAAACGAAAGGGAAGCCGCTGGGCGACTCCATGCGGCGGCAGATTCATAACCTCTTGCACCTCGCCTTCGCGGAAGCGGTGCGGCATGGCGACCTCATGCGGAATCCGGCAGACGTGGCCCGCCCCCGCTACACACGGGACGCGGCGAAGGAAGAGAAGGTGAAAGCCTGGACCCCAGAGCAGGCGAGCGCGTTCTATGCGGTGGCCCGGCGTGATCGGCTGGGGAGCGTCTTTTGCTTCATGCTCTCGACGGGCTTACGCGTGGGGGAAGCCCTGGGGCTGCGCTGGGAACATGTGGACCTGCACTCGGGGCGCGTCGAAGTCAAAGAGGCGCTGGTGAGTCTCGCGGGGGTGGCCCACCGGACCACGCCGAAGACGCCCCGATCACGCCGGACCATCACCGTCTCAGGGGACGCGCTGGACATTCTGCGGGAGTGGCAAGAGCGCCCCATCTTGGACCGGGAAGCCCAGGCGAAGGGCAAGCCCTATGCGGGCAGTGACGCCGTCTTCACAAACACGCTGGGCGGGCCGATCCTGCCGGACACGATTTACCGGGGACTGCGGGCGCTGTGCGCGGCGGCGAAGGTGCCCTACCTGGGGGCGCACGCTTGCCGCCACACGTTCATTTCGATGATGGGCGCTCAGGGGCAACCCGTCGAAGTGGTGAGCGCCCAGGTGGGGCACGCCCGGCCTTCCTTCACCCTGGACCGTTACCGGACGGTGTTTGCGAAGGAACGGGAGGCCCTGACGCTGGACTTTTCAGCCCTCACGAAAGACTCAGAAAGGAAGCCATGA
- the mqnP gene encoding menaquinone biosynthesis prenyltransferase MqnP, with translation MNAAARVKTYLDLVKFEHTVFALPFAYAGMLLASMEVNGTGWPGWEVLLWVTLAMAGARTAAMAANRVIDRLIDARNPRTAGREVPSGKVSPAQAWGLAAVSLAVMAFAAAQLGPLCLALMPLAVLFLIGYPYTKRYTWLCHAWLGVTDGAAAAGGWIAVTGEFAPGAWLLWAAVIFWMIGLDVIYATLDYRFDLANGVRSIPARFGIPRALRIAAVSHALTFVLLLAVGVVTGASVWYFLAALVMGGILLYEHRIVNPDDLGRVNVAFFDANMWLALTMLAGVILDVTWRTLT, from the coding sequence GTGAACGCGGCGGCCCGTGTCAAGACCTACCTCGACCTTGTCAAGTTCGAGCACACCGTGTTCGCGCTCCCCTTTGCCTACGCGGGAATGCTGCTGGCCAGCATGGAGGTCAACGGCACCGGCTGGCCCGGCTGGGAGGTGCTGCTGTGGGTGACCCTGGCGATGGCGGGAGCACGCACCGCCGCGATGGCCGCCAACCGGGTGATCGACCGCCTTATCGACGCCCGCAACCCCCGCACGGCGGGCCGCGAGGTCCCCAGCGGCAAGGTCAGCCCGGCGCAGGCGTGGGGCCTCGCGGCGGTCAGCCTCGCGGTGATGGCGTTCGCGGCGGCGCAACTTGGCCCCCTGTGCCTCGCGCTGATGCCGCTGGCGGTGCTGTTTCTGATCGGGTATCCCTACACCAAGCGCTACACCTGGCTGTGCCACGCCTGGCTGGGCGTGACCGACGGGGCGGCGGCGGCAGGCGGCTGGATCGCGGTGACGGGCGAGTTCGCTCCCGGCGCGTGGCTGCTGTGGGCGGCCGTGATCTTCTGGATGATCGGGCTGGACGTGATCTACGCGACCCTGGACTACCGCTTCGACCTCGCCAACGGGGTCAGGAGCATCCCCGCCCGCTTCGGCATTCCGCGGGCGCTGCGGATCGCCGCCGTGAGCCACGCCCTCACCTTCGTGCTGCTGCTCGCGGTGGGTGTGGTCACAGGCGCGAGCGTCTGGTACTTCCTCGCCGCGCTCGTCATGGGCGGCATCCTGCTGTACGAGCACCGCATCGTGAATCCAGACGATCTCGGGCGGGTGAATGTCGCCTTTTTCGACGCGAACATGTGGCTGGCCCTTACCATGCTGGCGGGCGTCATCCTGGACGTGACGTGGCGCACCCTGACCTGA